Genomic DNA from Pedobacter africanus:
GGCCTACAGATTATAAGACGGGTCTGCCTTATACTACACGCTACGGCAGTTTGGCACAGAATGCTGTATTTTATAACAATGAATGGGAAAACAGTTCCATCAACAGACGGATTACTGCAAATGAAACACTGAATATCAAATTCCTCCCTGAGCTGACTTTGAAATCTATTTTCTCTTATGATAATGCACAGATAAAGGACCATACCTATTACAGTGCGCTTCATTTTAGCGGTACTACAACCAAGGGATCTGTTGAAGAGTTAACTACCAATATCAGCAAAGTGGTATCTTCGACCACACTGAATTACAATAAACAGTTTGGCTTACATAATCTGGATCTGCTTGCGGGTTTTGAGGCGGAGAAGAATGAAACGGATTACATGAGGGCAACCGGAACAGATTTGCCGTCTGGGCAATTACATACTGTTGGTACTGCGGGGGCTACCAGCTCAAACGCCTTTGATTTTGGAAATTCTATGGTATCGGTTCTTTCGCGTGCTGAATACAATTTCAACAATAAGTACTACGCTTCTGCCTCATTTCGACGGGACGCTTCTTCAAAACTCGCACCGGAGATTCGATGGGGTAACTTCTGGTCGGTAGCGGGATCGTGGAGACTCAAGAATGAAGGCTTTCTCGAAGATGTAGAGGCAATCAGTAATTTACGGTTAAGGGCATCATATGGCATCAATGGCACTTTGCCCCCGGGCGACTATAGCTGGAGACAACAGGTTGCCTACAGTTCTAAATACATGAACCTGCCTGGAGGGGTGAAAAATAATGTGGCCCGACCCGTAAAATGGGAAACCAATTATACTACAAATGCCGCTGTTGAATTTGGTTTATTTAATAACCGAATTACGGGTGTCGTAGAGTACTTTAACCGGGATTCCAAAGACCTGCTGCAGGAGGTGCCCATCTCTATGACAACGGGCTTTTCTACAGCGCTTTTGAATATTGGACAGATGAACAATCGTGGGATTGAGATAGAATTGGGTGGTGACATCATTGTTAAAGAAGGTTTTCGATGGAGCGCAAGTGTGAATGCAACTTTTGTCCGTTCAAAAATAGTGAAACTAGAGGGTGGAAAGGATATCATATGGTATGATCCGACAGGAGGTGCGGGAGCAGGTGAAGACAGAAGGGCCCAATTCATATTCAGGGAAGGACAACCTGCATTGAGTATCTATGGATACGAATGGGCTGGTGTACATAAGGATACTGGTAAAAACGTATGGTATATGAGTCCGGATAAGAATAGCACCCTTGTCGGCGATTTTGAATACAATGGCAGACCAGCTACCTTCAATTTCAGCAAAGCAGCTTATGGTATTATTGGTGATGCCACTCCAGATGTATACGGAGGTATCAATACCGACTTGAGCTATAAGAATTTTAGCCTGGCACTGAACATCAATTACAAGCTTGGAGGGAAACTGTATGATGGCGCCTATAAAGATGTGGCGGATGATGGTTATTACTGGGAAAGAATACGGTCGCAGTACTACTACGACAGGATGTGGACCCCGGAAAATACAGAAGGAGCTTTGCCTAAACTGGATGGTAATGACCTGACCGATCCCCAACAGTACAGCAGCAGGCAGATGCATAACGCCAGTTTTATCAGATTAAAGAATATTACATTGGCTTATAACCTGCCAAAAAGGCTGATCAATAAAATAGGTGTTTCCAATACCAGGCTATATGTTAATGGCTCAAACCTGCTGACTTTCTCCAAATATAGAATTGCCGATCCTGAAGTGAACCAGTATGGAACAAGGGGTTGGGAAACACCTTATGGAAAAACCTACACGTTTGGAATAGAGTTTAGTTTCTAATTTTAAGACCTTATCAGATGAAAACAACACATATATTTCTGGCTGTATTGCTTGTAACGGGCTTATCTTCCTGCAAGAAATTTCTGGATCAAAAACCAAGCAATCTTGGTGATGCTCCAACAGCAATTAAGACACCGGCAGATGCACAGGTGGTAATTAATGGATTAATGCGGAGTATGACCAGCTCCAGTTACTATGGTAGGAATTTTATCTTATATGGAGATGTAAAAGGAGGCGATCTCACCATCGTTTCGCAGGGCAGGGGACTTGACCCTATGTATACCTTTGCACATAGCCCAACGGATAACAATTATGGGGGCTTCTGGTCGCAGATTTACTATTGTATTGCACAGACCAATTACTTGTTGACAGCAATAGCAAAAATTGAATCAGCTGGAAGCATTACTGCATATGATATTTATAAGGGCCAGGCATTAACTGCCAGGGCACTGATGTATTTTGACCTGGTTCGTCTTTACGGAAAATCTTATACAGACGACAAGACCTCATTTGGTGTGCCAAATGTAATCACAGAGATTGGTCCGGACGATCAGCCCCTGCGCAATACTGTAGAACAGAACTATGTTCAAATCCTGGCTGACCTGAAGGCTGCTGCGCAGTTGTTGTCTAAAGCGAAAAACAATGGCTACATTAACTACTATGCGAACCTTGCCATTCAGGCCAGGGTTTACCTGACTATGGGAGACTATCCGAATGCCCTGAAAGCCGCCGAAGAAATTATTGGCTCTTCCGCATACAATGCAGTATACAGCAATACAGAATGGGTTGATTCCTGGAAAAGTCAGTTTGGCAAGGAGTCTATCTTTGAATTGACGATACAACCGCTTGAGGGTGATCTGGGTACGGCTTCACTGGGTTTTTATCTCAGACGGAAAGGGCACGACGTGGGTACAGTATTGGGCTTTTTTATGGCAAGCGATTATTTTATTAACCGCATTAAACAAGATCCGAATGACGTGCGGCTGGGTATTATGAGTTATGATGAAATTTCAGCTACACGTTTAGGCGCTATTTATAAATACAGTGGTAGTACGACATTGTCTGGCGATGGAAAAAATAGTTCCACTGCAGTAAATATTAAAGTCATTCGCTTATCTGAAATCTATCTGATCGCAGCGGAAGCGGCTTTGCCTACCGATAAACTCAAAGCGGCAACTTATCTAAACGCCATTCGTAAAAGGTCGCCAGGCTTGGTGCCAGCTACTGCGCTTACTGTGACATTAGATATGATCATTGATGAAAAAAGTAAGGAACTGATAGGAGAAGGGCAGAGATTTTTTGATATGATCCGTTTAAACAGGAGTATTACATTTAACGATGAGATCGGGGCCATTACACCGCCATCTAGACCAAAAACAATTGACAGAAGCTTTTATAAAACCAGGTTGCCTATACCGCAGGCAGAAATCAATGCAAACCCCGGGTTAAAACCACAACAGAATCAAGGTTATAATTAGAAATAGTTAAAATGTAGAAAGACCTGTAAGTGAATACTTACAGGTCTTTCTACATTTTTTGAGCCTCCTATCGGAATCGAACCAATGACCTACTGATTACAAGTCAGTTGCTCTACCAGCTGAGCTAAGGAGGCTATTGCGGCAGCAAATTTAGACTTTTACGGTATTTTGCCAAAGCATTTTTTATAAGCACCTGATTAAGAAGGAAGATAATTTAAAGTCGGTTGCGCCTAACTTTCGCCCTTAAGCCGGTTTTGAATATCTTCACTACCGGTTTTGCGCCCTTTTTTACTGATGACCTGATTTCCGCGGGCATTTAAAATGATGCTCTGGAAAGAGCGAATATGAGGATGCCAGGTTGCCTGAAGCGATAACCGGGTGGTTATCGCTTTGCCCTTTCCAGAAAACTTTTTGCTTTTAACTGCGCCTCTACTTCGGTAATGGCTTTCATTAGGTTATTGCTGGTATTGGTTAGCTCAGTAAGGGCTTCAATCATGATTTGCCATACCGGCTGCATACGGAGCAGCAGTTTTTTTCCTTTTTCTGTAAGCAGGATCAAGCGCTTGCGTTCATCCTTCTTGTCTTTCTTAGAGCGGATCAGCTTTTCTTTTTCCAGTTCTTTTAACAAACTGATGGTGGAAGGGTGGGTATAGCCAATTTCGGTTGCAAGTTCCACCACACTGAGCAATGGTTTAAAATGAAGTGTATAAATTACGGGGAACCATTTAGGCTCAAAATCAATGTTATGCGCTTTGTAAAGCTCAAAACCTTCTTTTCTGAGCTGCTCACTAAGTCGCTGTAGTCGGGTTGATAAGGCAAGAATGCCCGATTCGTCTATTGCATTCATAAGTGAAGGTGATAAAATATATTATCGGCCATCATCCTTGGAAAATAGTGGGGCAGGGCATTCATCTCAATCCTGGTAAAGCCATTCTTTTCATAGAAACGATGCGC
This window encodes:
- a CDS encoding SusC/RagA family TonB-linked outer membrane protein, whose amino-acid sequence is MKKILLMLCNALVLLSVHAQAQTRVTGTVTSANDGMPLPGVNVLVKGTSNGVSTTGKGTYALDNVQSGAVLVFSSIGFQKIEVPVNGRSLVNIALQSTDQSLDEVMVVAYGTAKKSTYTGAASVVKLNKDVPVISFENAMIGRAPGVQVTTASGQAGAVPSIRIRGIGSMIASKEPLYVIDGVPAISGNAGISQDPLYASNNVMSSLNPADIESITVLKDAAASSLYGSRAANGVILVTTKRGKLGKAVVNFKSSVGLTPSWATDNYEAAGIQEQTNMLYRVFHDLNTSAKKTDAVANADALARLKTRFNRHGYTFSTTGTGLNENVVISGLTDGIENRDGRYFDWEDALFRTAIYQTNDLSVSGGDANTTYYSSLSYTKDQSRIKVNNFDRLSGRINLSQKVGKYVEFISNVNIARNKQSGFNDTRNTSTNYFMQSRNLLWGFYWPTDYKTGLPYTTRYGSLAQNAVFYNNEWENSSINRRITANETLNIKFLPELTLKSIFSYDNAQIKDHTYYSALHFSGTTTKGSVEELTTNISKVVSSTTLNYNKQFGLHNLDLLAGFEAEKNETDYMRATGTDLPSGQLHTVGTAGATSSNAFDFGNSMVSVLSRAEYNFNNKYYASASFRRDASSKLAPEIRWGNFWSVAGSWRLKNEGFLEDVEAISNLRLRASYGINGTLPPGDYSWRQQVAYSSKYMNLPGGVKNNVARPVKWETNYTTNAAVEFGLFNNRITGVVEYFNRDSKDLLQEVPISMTTGFSTALLNIGQMNNRGIEIELGGDIIVKEGFRWSASVNATFVRSKIVKLEGGKDIIWYDPTGGAGAGEDRRAQFIFREGQPALSIYGYEWAGVHKDTGKNVWYMSPDKNSTLVGDFEYNGRPATFNFSKAAYGIIGDATPDVYGGINTDLSYKNFSLALNINYKLGGKLYDGAYKDVADDGYYWERIRSQYYYDRMWTPENTEGALPKLDGNDLTDPQQYSSRQMHNASFIRLKNITLAYNLPKRLINKIGVSNTRLYVNGSNLLTFSKYRIADPEVNQYGTRGWETPYGKTYTFGIEFSF
- a CDS encoding RagB/SusD family nutrient uptake outer membrane protein, yielding MKTTHIFLAVLLVTGLSSCKKFLDQKPSNLGDAPTAIKTPADAQVVINGLMRSMTSSSYYGRNFILYGDVKGGDLTIVSQGRGLDPMYTFAHSPTDNNYGGFWSQIYYCIAQTNYLLTAIAKIESAGSITAYDIYKGQALTARALMYFDLVRLYGKSYTDDKTSFGVPNVITEIGPDDQPLRNTVEQNYVQILADLKAAAQLLSKAKNNGYINYYANLAIQARVYLTMGDYPNALKAAEEIIGSSAYNAVYSNTEWVDSWKSQFGKESIFELTIQPLEGDLGTASLGFYLRRKGHDVGTVLGFFMASDYFINRIKQDPNDVRLGIMSYDEISATRLGAIYKYSGSTTLSGDGKNSSTAVNIKVIRLSEIYLIAAEAALPTDKLKAATYLNAIRKRSPGLVPATALTVTLDMIIDEKSKELIGEGQRFFDMIRLNRSITFNDEIGAITPPSRPKTIDRSFYKTRLPIPQAEINANPGLKPQQNQGYN
- a CDS encoding MarR family transcriptional regulator, whose product is MNAIDESGILALSTRLQRLSEQLRKEGFELYKAHNIDFEPKWFPVIYTLHFKPLLSVVELATEIGYTHPSTISLLKELEKEKLIRSKKDKKDERKRLILLTEKGKKLLLRMQPVWQIMIEALTELTNTSNNLMKAITEVEAQLKAKSFLERAKR